A single region of the Paraburkholderia sp. SOS3 genome encodes:
- a CDS encoding sugar ABC transporter ATP-binding protein, producing MTLVAEHINKRFGNTVALRDVSIELASNEVHALVGENGAGKSTLLRILAGAERPDDGAMRLADARYAPHDTREAERHGVALVHQEITINPSLTVAENIFIDRLSRFSRYGFMQRRALERAAQQVLDSFDAGIQVSTGIERLDLGQWKCIEIARALSHDPQILFLDEATAFLGHREVDALLKAIRALKARGLSVAFVSHHLSEVTEVADRLTILKDGNLAGSAHVADIAPAEIHARMVGRDISGHVFPPKAQRPPAEIVLAVQDVSVAGRLDDVRLDVHSGEIVGIAGLKGGGGEAVLELAMGVLAPQRGTLALGANRYAPRHPDAAWRAGVAYLPGDRTGEGLIADFSVLDNIVMARPPRRLGMFDTRQAHRDVSELGARLKIKAAHPGIACRALSGGNLQKVVLAKCLHVAPRLLLLNNPTRGVDIGARIEIYRVIRTLAEEGVAVLLVSDDLPELIGLSDRLAVMRGGRIEHTFAAGDTADETTIVRFMT from the coding sequence ATGACGCTGGTCGCTGAGCACATTAACAAGCGTTTCGGCAATACCGTTGCGCTTCGGGACGTATCGATCGAACTCGCGTCGAACGAGGTTCACGCGCTGGTCGGCGAGAACGGCGCGGGCAAGTCGACGCTGCTGCGGATCCTCGCCGGCGCCGAGCGGCCCGACGACGGCGCGATGCGCCTCGCCGATGCGCGTTACGCACCGCACGACACGCGCGAAGCCGAGCGCCACGGCGTGGCGCTCGTGCACCAGGAAATCACGATCAATCCGTCTTTGACAGTGGCGGAAAACATCTTCATCGATCGGCTTTCGCGCTTCTCGCGTTACGGCTTCATGCAGCGCAGGGCGCTCGAGCGCGCTGCGCAACAGGTGCTCGATAGTTTCGACGCGGGGATTCAGGTGTCGACCGGTATCGAGCGGCTCGATCTCGGGCAATGGAAATGCATCGAGATTGCGCGGGCGTTGTCGCACGATCCGCAGATCCTGTTTCTCGACGAAGCGACCGCTTTTCTCGGCCACCGGGAAGTCGACGCGCTGCTCAAGGCGATTCGCGCGCTCAAGGCGCGCGGGTTGTCGGTCGCGTTCGTGTCGCATCACCTGAGCGAGGTAACGGAAGTCGCCGATCGACTGACCATCCTGAAGGACGGCAACCTCGCCGGCAGCGCGCACGTCGCCGACATCGCGCCGGCGGAGATCCATGCGCGCATGGTCGGCCGCGATATCTCGGGCCACGTGTTTCCGCCCAAGGCACAACGGCCGCCGGCCGAAATCGTGCTCGCCGTGCAAGACGTGAGCGTGGCCGGCCGTCTCGACGATGTGCGCCTCGACGTGCACAGCGGCGAGATCGTGGGCATTGCCGGCCTGAAGGGCGGCGGCGGCGAAGCGGTGCTCGAACTCGCGATGGGCGTGCTCGCGCCGCAGCGCGGAACGCTCGCGCTCGGCGCGAACCGCTACGCGCCCCGACATCCCGATGCGGCGTGGCGTGCCGGCGTCGCGTATCTGCCGGGCGATCGCACCGGCGAAGGCCTGATTGCCGACTTCAGCGTGCTGGACAACATCGTCATGGCCCGGCCGCCGCGCCGCCTCGGGATGTTCGACACGCGGCAGGCGCATCGCGACGTGTCGGAACTCGGCGCGCGCCTGAAGATCAAGGCCGCGCATCCGGGCATCGCGTGCCGCGCGCTGAGCGGCGGCAACCTGCAGAAAGTCGTGCTGGCGAAGTGCCTGCATGTCGCGCCGCGGCTGCTGTTGCTCAACAACCCGACGCGTGGCGTCGACATCGGCGCGCGTATCGAGATCTACCGCGTCATCCGCACGTTGGCGGAAGAGGGCGTCGCGGTGCTGCTCGTCAGCGACGACCTGCCGGAACTGATCGGCCTCTCCGACCGGCTCGCCGTGATGCGCGGCGGCCGCATCGAACATACGTTCGCCGCCGGCGATACAGCGGACGAGACGACTATCGTCCGCTTCATGACCTGA
- a CDS encoding ABC transporter substrate-binding protein: protein MAERQNNLKETIMQASKRRSLKYLTSIALLPLAGGVRAAQQKVRIGVVVPTLDAQFWNNYVDFMKQGASQLGVDLTVLNADNKPDRMVSSLEDLTAQKVDGIIFTPYWSTAVPGLTLAKNAGIPVILTDSYPDFSPQTPRFPNYIAFIGPSDEEAGYQMAIKLFTAVPAGANGKKVIGVVNGTAGTSVAIDRRKGLGRALKEHPEVTVAGEVDGNFVRDTSQTAFESLYQGHPDIKGVWAANGGTATGVMAALRNAGKMPGKDVYVVAMDLNPENVEAVKRGELLFDIGGHWLQGGFALVMLFDQIKGKPVSRQDDTVKLHLLPLSRDQVPQFEKDFPHGIPPYDFRKHSRFYTPNAPAASFDMKYS from the coding sequence ATGGCAGAACGACAGAACAACCTCAAGGAGACGATCATGCAGGCGAGCAAACGGCGGTCCCTGAAGTACCTGACGAGTATCGCGCTGCTGCCGCTCGCAGGCGGCGTGCGCGCGGCGCAGCAGAAGGTCCGCATCGGCGTGGTCGTGCCGACGCTCGACGCGCAGTTCTGGAACAACTACGTCGACTTCATGAAGCAGGGCGCCAGCCAACTCGGCGTCGATCTGACCGTGCTCAATGCAGACAACAAGCCGGACCGCATGGTGAGCAGCCTCGAGGATCTGACCGCGCAGAAGGTGGACGGCATCATTTTCACGCCGTACTGGTCGACCGCGGTGCCCGGACTCACGCTTGCGAAGAACGCGGGCATTCCGGTCATCCTCACGGACTCGTACCCCGACTTCAGCCCGCAAACGCCGCGCTTTCCGAACTACATCGCCTTCATCGGACCGAGCGACGAAGAGGCCGGCTATCAGATGGCGATCAAACTGTTCACCGCGGTGCCCGCCGGCGCAAACGGCAAGAAGGTGATCGGCGTGGTCAACGGCACGGCCGGCACGTCGGTCGCGATCGATCGGCGCAAAGGGCTCGGACGCGCGCTGAAGGAACATCCCGAGGTGACGGTGGCCGGCGAGGTCGACGGCAACTTCGTGCGCGATACGTCGCAGACCGCCTTCGAATCGCTGTATCAGGGGCATCCCGACATCAAGGGCGTCTGGGCCGCCAACGGCGGCACGGCGACCGGCGTGATGGCCGCGCTGCGCAATGCCGGCAAGATGCCCGGCAAGGATGTCTACGTGGTCGCGATGGACCTGAACCCCGAAAACGTCGAGGCGGTGAAGCGCGGCGAACTGCTGTTCGATATCGGCGGTCACTGGCTACAGGGCGGCTTCGCGCTCGTGATGCTGTTCGACCAGATCAAGGGCAAGCCCGTGAGCCGGCAGGACGACACGGTCAAGCTTCATCTGCTGCCGCTGAGCCGCGATCAGGTGCCGCAGTTCGAAAAGGACTTCCCGCATGGCATTCCACCCTACGACTTCCGCAAGCACTCGCGTTTCTACACGCCGAATGCACCGGCCGCGTCGTTCGATATGAAGTACAGCTAG
- the dhaL gene encoding dihydroxyacetone kinase subunit DhaL: MAAAGSVVADLIGVINSNRQYLSEVDGAIGDGDHGINMSKGFSQCGERLAKRATPPSLPAALADLSDALMGGIGGSMGPLYGSFFLDMSSVLEGHALLDSPLFYRALSAGIDAVQAIGDAKVGDKTLIDTLEPARAAYEAALAENRSFRECLDAMTAAAEGGMNSTRELRARVGRASRLGDRSIGVLDAGACSCFLILRSMSESLGALLAAAERGEKQTEKHPA, encoded by the coding sequence ATGGCCGCCGCGGGCAGCGTGGTTGCCGATCTGATCGGCGTCATCAATTCGAACCGCCAATACCTGAGCGAAGTCGACGGCGCGATCGGCGACGGCGATCACGGCATCAACATGAGCAAGGGCTTCTCGCAATGCGGCGAACGCCTCGCGAAACGCGCCACGCCGCCGTCGCTGCCGGCTGCGCTCGCCGATCTGTCCGATGCGCTGATGGGCGGCATCGGCGGGTCGATGGGACCGCTGTACGGCTCGTTCTTCCTCGATATGAGCAGCGTGCTCGAAGGACACGCGTTGCTCGACAGCCCACTGTTCTATCGCGCGCTCTCGGCCGGCATCGACGCGGTCCAGGCGATCGGCGACGCGAAAGTGGGCGACAAGACCTTGATCGATACGCTCGAGCCGGCGCGGGCCGCATACGAGGCGGCGCTTGCTGAAAACCGTTCGTTTCGCGAATGCCTCGACGCGATGACCGCGGCGGCCGAGGGTGGCATGAACTCCACGCGCGAACTGCGCGCGCGCGTCGGCCGCGCCAGCCGTCTCGGCGATCGCTCGATCGGCGTGCTCGATGCGGGCGCGTGTTCGTGCTTCCTGATCCTGCGCAGCATGAGCGAATCGCTCGGCGCGTTGCTCGCCGCTGCGGAGCGGGGCGAGAAGCAGACCGAGAAGCACCCCGCCTGA
- a CDS encoding dihydroxyacetone kinase subunit DhaK has product MNRVINNPDLVVEDMLRGILAAHPELRASADNPRVVSHVNAGQKGRVGIVTGGGSGHEPAFIGYVGEHLVDAVAVGEIFSSPTAKSFADAFKAADGGAGVACLYGNYAGDNMNVKMAMRMAERDGIRVVPVVANDDAASAPPEEIAKRRGVAGEIVMWKVAGACAALGASLDEVVSAARHAIESTRSIGIGLSACTIPAVGKANFTIKDGDMEVGIGHHGEPGIEVQRTVPAKDMARRMLDTLLPDLPFARGDKVALLVSGLGATPLMEQYILYGEVADYLREGGIEIGFSRVGNLFTSLEMMGVTVTLTRLDEQLSRALHHPCRSIGITVGDAS; this is encoded by the coding sequence ATGAATCGCGTCATCAATAATCCGGATCTGGTTGTCGAAGACATGTTGCGCGGCATACTCGCCGCGCATCCGGAACTGCGAGCGTCGGCCGACAATCCGCGCGTCGTCTCGCATGTGAACGCAGGACAGAAGGGCCGCGTGGGCATCGTCACGGGCGGCGGGTCGGGTCACGAACCGGCCTTTATCGGCTATGTCGGCGAGCACCTCGTCGATGCGGTCGCCGTTGGCGAGATCTTTTCGTCGCCGACCGCGAAGTCGTTTGCCGACGCGTTCAAGGCCGCCGACGGCGGCGCGGGCGTCGCCTGCCTGTACGGCAACTACGCCGGCGACAACATGAACGTCAAGATGGCCATGCGCATGGCCGAACGCGACGGCATCCGCGTGGTGCCGGTCGTCGCCAATGACGACGCCGCCTCGGCGCCGCCGGAGGAAATCGCGAAACGCCGCGGCGTGGCCGGCGAGATCGTCATGTGGAAGGTCGCCGGCGCGTGCGCGGCGCTGGGCGCCTCGCTCGACGAAGTGGTGTCGGCCGCGCGACATGCGATCGAATCGACGCGCTCGATCGGCATCGGATTGTCGGCGTGCACGATTCCCGCGGTCGGCAAGGCCAACTTCACGATCAAGGATGGCGACATGGAAGTCGGCATCGGCCATCACGGCGAGCCCGGAATCGAAGTGCAGCGCACGGTGCCGGCAAAAGACATGGCCAGGCGGATGCTCGATACGCTGCTGCCCGACCTGCCTTTCGCGCGCGGCGACAAGGTTGCATTGCTGGTCTCCGGGCTCGGCGCGACGCCGTTGATGGAGCAGTACATCCTGTACGGCGAGGTAGCGGACTATCTGCGCGAAGGCGGCATCGAAATCGGCTTTTCGCGCGTGGGCAACCTCTTCACTTCGCTCGAGATGATGGGCGTGACCGTCACGCTGACGCGGCTCGACGAGCAGCTTTCGCGTGCGCTTCACCATCCGTGCCGAAGCATCGGCATCACCGTAGGAGACGCATCGTGA
- a CDS encoding GolD/DthD family dehydrogenase, which produces MAQQAGKLFDLSGRVALVTGAASGIGFAAAESLAAAGARLALLDINPAVREVAAALQGGERGHVAVVADLVAPGAAEAAVRDVVARCGRLDILVNNAGVALLEPAETLSEDAWDRTMALNLKAPFLLAQAAGREMIGRGYGRIVNLASQASVIALERHAAYCASKAAIVGMTKVLALEWAKHGVTVNAVSPTVVETELGRKAWAGAVGEAMKAKIPAGRFARPDEIGALILYLASDAAAMVNGENIVIDGGYTAQ; this is translated from the coding sequence ATGGCGCAGCAAGCAGGCAAACTTTTCGATCTGAGCGGCCGCGTGGCGCTCGTCACCGGCGCGGCGAGCGGCATCGGCTTCGCGGCTGCCGAAAGCCTCGCGGCGGCGGGTGCGCGGCTCGCGCTGCTCGACATCAATCCGGCGGTGCGCGAGGTTGCCGCCGCGCTGCAAGGCGGCGAACGGGGCCACGTCGCCGTGGTGGCCGATCTCGTCGCGCCCGGCGCCGCCGAGGCGGCGGTGCGCGATGTCGTCGCCCGCTGCGGCCGGCTCGACATCCTTGTCAACAATGCCGGCGTCGCGTTGCTGGAACCGGCCGAGACGTTGAGCGAGGACGCCTGGGACCGCACCATGGCGCTGAATCTGAAGGCGCCGTTTCTGCTCGCGCAGGCAGCGGGCCGCGAGATGATCGGGCGCGGCTACGGACGCATCGTGAACCTCGCCTCGCAGGCGAGCGTAATCGCGCTCGAACGTCATGCCGCGTACTGCGCGAGCAAGGCGGCCATCGTCGGCATGACGAAGGTGCTCGCGCTCGAATGGGCGAAACACGGCGTCACGGTCAACGCTGTTTCGCCGACCGTGGTCGAAACCGAACTGGGCCGCAAAGCGTGGGCGGGCGCGGTCGGCGAAGCAATGAAGGCGAAGATTCCGGCCGGCCGCTTTGCCCGTCCCGACGAAATCGGCGCACTGATTCTTTATCTCGCGAGCGACGCCGCTGCGATGGTGAACGGCGAGAACATCGTGATCGACGGCGGCTATACCGCTCAATAG
- a CDS encoding substrate-binding domain-containing protein gives MLAAMTISVAQAAKPVRIGVMPYGLKAEFMQMWTNAVKQDPAVKNGSAQIVVFDGNYDALTQSNQFDTMITQKYDAIIFAPIDKNAGAAAVAKAVAAHIPVIGSNTHVSGDQLTSYVGNDDVVAGRLEAEAIVKAIGGKGNVVIIEGPIGQSAQIDRSKGIAEVLAQHKDVKVLENKTANWSRAEALALVEDWLTSHPGQINGVIAENDEEALGAIQAMKSKGLDPKKIPVAGIDGIADGIQAAKRGEMTTFFQDARAQSQGALDLAMRAVVGPSYKPQSEIWTEYGAKMPWNGGTSKEYTVPWTQVTQANADAILKKVREVSQQ, from the coding sequence ATGCTCGCCGCGATGACGATCAGCGTCGCGCAGGCGGCGAAACCGGTTCGCATCGGCGTCATGCCGTATGGCCTCAAAGCCGAATTCATGCAGATGTGGACCAACGCCGTCAAGCAGGATCCGGCGGTCAAGAACGGCTCGGCGCAGATCGTCGTGTTCGACGGCAACTACGATGCGCTCACGCAAAGCAATCAGTTCGACACCATGATCACGCAGAAGTACGACGCGATCATCTTTGCGCCGATCGACAAGAATGCCGGCGCGGCCGCGGTCGCGAAGGCCGTGGCCGCCCATATTCCGGTGATCGGCTCGAACACGCACGTGTCCGGCGACCAGCTGACTTCGTACGTCGGCAACGACGACGTCGTCGCGGGCCGGCTCGAAGCCGAAGCGATCGTCAAGGCGATCGGCGGCAAAGGCAACGTCGTGATCATCGAGGGGCCGATCGGCCAGTCGGCGCAGATCGACCGCTCGAAGGGCATTGCCGAAGTGCTCGCGCAGCACAAGGACGTGAAGGTGCTCGAAAACAAGACCGCCAACTGGTCGCGCGCCGAGGCGCTCGCGCTCGTCGAGGACTGGCTGACGTCGCACCCTGGGCAGATCAACGGCGTCATCGCCGAAAACGACGAGGAAGCGCTCGGCGCGATCCAGGCGATGAAGTCGAAGGGGCTCGACCCGAAGAAGATTCCGGTGGCCGGCATCGACGGCATTGCCGACGGCATACAGGCGGCCAAGCGCGGCGAGATGACGACGTTCTTCCAGGACGCCAGGGCGCAATCGCAAGGTGCGCTCGATCTCGCGATGCGCGCGGTGGTCGGCCCGTCGTACAAGCCGCAGTCCGAAATCTGGACCGAGTACGGCGCGAAGATGCCGTGGAACGGCGGCACCAGCAAGGAGTACACGGTGCCGTGGACGCAGGTCACGCAAGCGAATGCGGACGCCATCCTCAAGAAGGTTCGCGAAGTCTCGCAACAGTAA